The proteins below are encoded in one region of Tessaracoccus aquimaris:
- a CDS encoding ABC transporter permease, which yields MTILSVPQDGVRTKSRLLRPDVWTFVTLFMLGVFGLFLVYPLWGVLKESVIDGDGGFTWKYFVQFLSKTYYLGTIRNSFVLSIAVTLVSLAIGIPFSYFYTYFKLRGAKFLFVGAVLSCMSAPFIGAYSWILLMGRGGLVTQFLETFLPFIPVGSIYGFGGIVFVLSLKLFPLVSVYMNGAFRSIDSSLLEAASMMGSTGLKRVWQVMIRLTMPTVLAASLLVFMRAFADFGTPLLIGEGYRTFTVEIYNQYLGETGQNHNFAAAIGVIGVLVTAAVFLIQKYATSKFNFSIKASRPVDKKKPRGIGGVLMYIYMYGLVALGVLPQLYIIYLSFRNSNSGKFLPGYSFDNYQAAASRLLWRSTWNTLWFGFASLAIIIVMSVLIAYLVVRRANFANNLIDTLSMIPYILPGAVIGIGLVLAFNSPPLALTGTATIIIIALVIRRMPYTIRSATATLMHIPISAEEAARSLGASKMKTFFRITTPMMAAGITSGAILSFVSIVTEMSSAILLYNNKTITLTMSAYVAISRGNYGLACAFSAILTVLTAVILLIYLRFTAEEDIQM from the coding sequence GTGACCATCCTGTCTGTTCCCCAGGACGGGGTGCGCACCAAGTCGCGCCTCCTCCGTCCCGACGTGTGGACCTTCGTCACGCTGTTCATGTTGGGCGTCTTCGGGCTGTTCCTCGTCTATCCCCTCTGGGGCGTGCTCAAGGAATCGGTCATCGACGGCGACGGCGGCTTCACCTGGAAGTACTTCGTCCAGTTCCTGTCGAAGACCTACTACCTCGGCACCATCCGCAACAGCTTCGTGCTGAGCATCGCCGTCACGCTCGTCTCGCTCGCCATCGGCATCCCGTTCTCGTACTTCTACACCTACTTCAAGCTGCGCGGCGCCAAGTTCCTGTTCGTCGGCGCGGTCCTGTCGTGCATGTCGGCCCCCTTCATCGGCGCCTACTCCTGGATCCTGCTGATGGGCCGTGGCGGTCTCGTCACCCAGTTCCTCGAGACGTTCCTCCCGTTCATCCCGGTCGGCTCGATCTACGGCTTCGGCGGCATCGTCTTCGTGCTCAGCCTCAAGCTGTTCCCGCTTGTCAGCGTCTACATGAACGGTGCCTTCCGCTCCATCGACTCGTCGCTGCTCGAGGCCGCCTCCATGATGGGAAGCACTGGCCTCAAGCGCGTCTGGCAGGTCATGATCCGGCTCACGATGCCGACGGTGCTCGCCGCGTCGCTGCTCGTGTTCATGCGCGCCTTCGCCGACTTCGGCACACCGCTGCTGATCGGCGAGGGCTACCGCACCTTCACCGTCGAGATCTATAACCAGTACCTCGGCGAGACCGGCCAGAACCACAACTTCGCGGCCGCGATCGGCGTGATCGGCGTCCTGGTCACCGCCGCGGTGTTCCTGATCCAGAAGTACGCGACGAGCAAGTTCAACTTCTCCATCAAGGCGAGCCGCCCCGTCGACAAGAAGAAGCCGCGCGGCATCGGCGGCGTCCTGATGTACATCTACATGTACGGCCTCGTCGCGCTCGGCGTGCTCCCGCAGCTCTACATCATCTACCTGTCGTTCCGGAACTCGAACTCGGGCAAGTTCCTGCCCGGGTACTCCTTCGACAACTACCAGGCCGCCGCCTCGCGCCTTCTGTGGCGCTCCACCTGGAACACGCTGTGGTTCGGGTTCGCGTCGCTCGCGATCATCATCGTGATGTCGGTGCTGATCGCCTACCTGGTGGTGCGGCGCGCCAACTTCGCCAACAACCTGATCGACACGCTGTCGATGATCCCCTACATCCTGCCCGGAGCCGTGATCGGCATCGGCCTGGTGCTCGCCTTCAACAGCCCGCCGCTCGCGCTGACCGGCACCGCCACCATCATCATCATCGCGCTGGTGATCAGACGCATGCCGTACACGATCCGCTCGGCGACGGCCACGCTGATGCACATCCCGATCTCCGCGGAGGAGGCCGCCCGCAGCCTCGGCGCCTCGAAGATGAAGACCTTCTTCCGGATCACCACCCCGATGATGGCCGCGGGCATCACCTCCGGCGCGATCCTCAGCTTCGTGTCGATCGTCACCGAGATGTCCAGCGCGATCCTGCTCTACAACAATAAGACGATCACGCTGACGATGTCCGCCTACGTCGCCATCTCCCGCGGCAACTACGGCCTGGCCTGCGCCTTCTCGGCGATCCTCACCGTCCTCACCGCCGTCATCCTGCTGATCTATCTCCGCTTCACCGCGGAGGAAGACATCCAGATGTAG
- a CDS encoding ABC transporter ATP-binding protein: MSINIKIRDAVKKYGDTTIIPGLSLDIQPGEFFTMLGPSGCGKTTMLRMIAGFNTIEGGDFYFNETRINDMEPSKRRIGMVFQNYAIFPHLSVRKNVEFGLRNMKFPKDQIREKAEEYIKLVQIDRWADQMPDRLSGGQQQRVALARALVTNPDVLLMDEPLSNLDAKLRIEMRDVIRQIQREVGTTTVYVTHDQEEAMAVSDRIAVMKDGIIQQLGTPPELYHRPSNLFVATFIGRSNVLPAELVFRDGEAIVSVAGGQFVVPGIVDEPGVAGAVQVSVRPEQFVLDRTATTGIPATVDHSIFLGLNTHHVLNLNDGTTVEVIEESEIEGLLEPGTQVFLDLKVRKINVYTADGERNLLGWPGKAQRAVSEGAEAVAS; encoded by the coding sequence GTGAGCATCAACATCAAGATCCGGGACGCCGTCAAGAAGTACGGCGACACCACGATCATCCCGGGCCTCTCGCTGGACATCCAGCCGGGCGAGTTCTTCACCATGCTCGGCCCCTCGGGCTGCGGCAAGACGACCATGCTGCGCATGATCGCCGGCTTCAACACCATTGAAGGCGGCGACTTCTACTTCAACGAGACCCGCATCAACGACATGGAGCCGTCGAAGCGCCGGATCGGCATGGTCTTCCAGAACTACGCGATCTTCCCGCACCTCAGCGTCCGCAAGAACGTCGAGTTCGGCCTTCGCAACATGAAGTTCCCCAAGGACCAGATCCGCGAGAAGGCCGAGGAGTACATCAAGCTCGTCCAGATCGACCGCTGGGCCGACCAGATGCCCGACCGGCTCTCCGGCGGCCAGCAGCAGCGCGTCGCGCTCGCCCGCGCGCTCGTCACCAACCCCGACGTCCTCCTGATGGACGAGCCCCTGTCGAACCTCGACGCGAAGCTCCGCATCGAGATGCGCGACGTGATCCGCCAGATCCAGCGCGAGGTCGGCACCACCACCGTCTACGTCACGCACGACCAGGAGGAGGCGATGGCCGTCTCCGACCGCATCGCGGTCATGAAGGACGGCATCATCCAGCAACTCGGCACCCCGCCCGAGCTGTACCACCGCCCGAGCAACCTGTTCGTCGCGACCTTCATCGGCCGCTCCAACGTGCTGCCCGCCGAACTCGTCTTCCGCGACGGCGAGGCCATCGTCTCCGTCGCCGGCGGCCAGTTCGTGGTCCCCGGCATCGTCGACGAGCCGGGCGTCGCGGGCGCCGTCCAGGTCTCCGTCCGACCCGAGCAGTTCGTCCTCGACCGCACCGCCACCACGGGCATCCCCGCGACGGTCGACCACTCGATCTTCCTTGGCCTCAACACCCATCACGTCCTCAACCTCAACGACGGCACCACCGTCGAGGTCATCGAGGAGTCGGAGATCGAGGGGCTGCTCGAGCCGGGCACCCAGGTCTTCCTCGACCTCAAGGTCCGCAAGATCAACGTCTACACCGCCGACGGCGAGCGCAACCTGCTCGGCTGGCCTGGCAAGGCCCAGCGCGCCGTCTCCGAGGGCGCCGAGGCGGTCGCATCGTGA